GCGTTGTCCGCGTTCTGCTTGATGTTCGCGGTCATCTCTTCCATGCTGGAGGAGACTTCCTCCACGGAAGCCGCCTGTTCCGTGGCTCCCTGGGACATCTGTTCCGAGGAGGCGGAAAGCTGTTCACTGCCGGAAGCCACATTCTCCGAGGCCGCCTTGACCTCGCCGACGATCTCCCGGAGCTTGCCCTGCATCTCCTGCATGGCCTTGCCCAGGACGCCGATTTCGTCCTTCTGGTCCACGTCCAGCCGCGCGTCCAGATCACCCTCGGCAAGGTCTTCGGAGAAGCGCACGCCCTTGCTGACCGGTCCGGTGATGGCCTGGGTCAGGATGATGCCCAGGGCCATGGCCAGAATCACGCCGATGACGATCCCGGCAACAGCCACGGTCTGGGCCGTGGCCGCGTCGGCCTGGGCCATGGCCACGGCCTCTTCGGTGTATCGCTCATTGAGTTCAAGGACCTGGGTGAGCAACCTGAGGGCTTCAACCTGTCGATCCCGAACTTCCACCATGGCTGTCTGGGCCATGGCGTCGAACAGGGTTTCCGCTTCCTGGGCCACGGCGATCAATTCGTCGAACCGGGCAAAGGTCTCATTGGCCATGGGAATGGTTTCGCTGACCAAGACCTGGCTGGCGGCGTCCACGTTCTCAGCCTCCACCAGCTGCTTGATGGTGGCGATGGAACTGTGGAAGGGATTGTGGGAGGCTGGCATGCGGCGCAGGATTTCCAGCAGTCTGGGATTTTCCGTGCGAAAGCCGCTCAACCAGCGACCAAAATTACAGGCCGTCGGATCCGTGCCGCCGTCGAACTGTTCCCCCCGGGTGATCAGGGCGTAAACCTGCCCGGTCAAGGCATGGTGATCGCCACGGAACTGCTGCAGGTTCGCCCGCAGGTTGGCTGGATTGCTGATCCCGGTGCGCTGCAGATCCCGTCCCATTTCGATAAATCGATCGTTCAGGGTCCGCCAGGCGTCCAGGGCCGCCGCGGTCTGGCGCCACAGGGCGGTCTCCTCAGCCGTGGCCGGCAAGGCCTCGAACTCCTCACGCAGGTTGGCAATAACCGTGCGCTGCCGGGCCAGGTTGTCAAACTGGCGCTGCATGTCCTGGGCGCTCAACCCAGGGACCAACAGGGTGCGCTGAGCCACGCGCAGGGATTCGTATTCTTTTTCAATGTTTTGCAAGGCCTGGATGCTGGGCAGACGAACCTCTCCCACCTCCTCGATGTGGCCGGTCAGATTGCGGGCTTCATACCAGCCAAAGGCCCCCACAAAGAAGACAATCAAGGCAACGCCCGCAAACCCGCCGATG
This Desulfonatronum thioautotrophicum DNA region includes the following protein-coding sequences:
- a CDS encoding methyl-accepting chemotaxis protein, which encodes MKNIRLGVKLIGGFAGVALIVFFVGAFGWYEARNLTGHIEEVGEVRLPSIQALQNIEKEYESLRVAQRTLLVPGLSAQDMQRQFDNLARQRTVIANLREEFEALPATAEETALWRQTAAALDAWRTLNDRFIEMGRDLQRTGISNPANLRANLQQFRGDHHALTGQVYALITRGEQFDGGTDPTACNFGRWLSGFRTENPRLLEILRRMPASHNPFHSSIATIKQLVEAENVDAASQVLVSETIPMANETFARFDELIAVAQEAETLFDAMAQTAMVEVRDRQVEALRLLTQVLELNERYTEEAVAMAQADAATAQTVAVAGIVIGVILAMALGIILTQAITGPVSKGVRFSEDLAEGDLDARLDVDQKDEIGVLGKAMQEMQGKLREIVGEVKAASENVASGSEQLSASSEQMSQGATEQAASVEEVSSSMEEMTANIKQNADNA